The following are encoded in a window of Labrus bergylta chromosome 16, fLabBer1.1, whole genome shotgun sequence genomic DNA:
- the LOC109998014 gene encoding uncharacterized protein, with product MHWLPLVAMVIASALPFPHNPVSRIAAATAEPGFDARRERRHDQAAGLAANPLDYNFRGNASQTDYNMVDPVSQQTNRQNLQNFKDYMKSSVDTSNLEVGNQGTYQFDSNSGANDKRRVSLDVPAEGGTLSIKDVSEDNSLPKDYNADGSRQDYSSFTDFTKKENLQDSTDRLQVSTAGSQNAVNPAASLKIQTEPEQKASVVGTAVGGSGPSEENLNLEAGLGLGTGLDLEADEMFLDAHPRVLFSPSPSPPQHPPLLLMLESGLMEEDGDKEDQEDLDGHIEGHGDRALDRTTTLSWAESSRVTAARAVKRDKRSHLLIDRRRGEKSVCESESVWVTNKSTAMDSNGNRVTILQEIQTQTGPLKQYFYETRCRQAEQPRAAGRARGASAKPMGTGVAGAGCLGVDKKQWVSECKVKQSYVRALTRDENNRTGWRWIRIDSSCVCVLLSRTNQALAREVLTRKGRG from the coding sequence ATGCACTGGCTTCCcctggttgccatggtgattgcCTCGGCCCTGCCCTTCCCTCACAACCCTGTGTCCAGGATTGCTGCTGCGACCGCCGAGCCCGGCTTTGACGCCCGCAGAGAGCGCCGTCATGACCAGGCCGCTGGCCTCGCAGCTAACCCCTTGGACTACAACTTCCGTGGAAATGCCTCACAAACGGACTACAACATGGTTGACCCGGTCAGCCAACAAACCAACCGACAAAACCTCCAGAACTTTAAGGATTACATGAAATCCTCCGTAGACACTTCAAACTTAGAAGTCGGAAATCAAGGAACTTACCAGTTTGATAGCAACTCAGGCGCTAATGACAAACGCAGAGTTAGTTTGGATGTTCCAGCAGAAGGAGGAACACTCAGTATCAAGGATGTTTCTGAGGATAATTCTCTACCAAAGGACTACAATGCTGACGGCAGCAGGCAGGATTACTCAAGTTTTACAGACTTTACCAAGAAGGAAAACCTTCAGGACTCCACGGACAGGTTGCAGGTTTCTACTGCTGGATCTCAAAATGCTGTCAATCCTGCTGCTAGTCTAAAGATTCAGACGGAACCAGAACAGAAAGCGTCCGTCGTTGGGACAGCTGTGGGAGGAAGCGGTCCTTCCGAGGAGAATCTAAACCTGGAGGCGGGGCTGGGACTTGGAACCGGGCTGGACTTGGAAGCAGACGAGATGTTTCTGGATGCACATCCTCGAGTTCTTTTCTCGCCTTCCCCGTCGCCTCCACAAcaccctcctctcctgctcatGTTGGAGAGCGGTCTGATGGAGGAGGACGGGGACAAGGAGGATCAAGAGGACTTGGACGGACATATTGAGGGTCACGGGGACCGGGCACTTGACAGGACCACGACTCTTAGTTGGGCAGAATCTTCCCGAGTGACCGCTGCCCGTGCCGTCAAAAGGGATAAACGCTCTCACCTCTTGATCGACAGACGGCGAGGGGAGAAGTCAGTGTGCGAGTCGGAAAGTGTTTGGGTCACTAACAAGTCGACCGCCATGGACTCAAACGGCAATAGGGTCACCATCTTGCAGGAAATCCAGACCCAGACCGGCCCGCTCAAACAGTACTTCTACGAGACTCGCTGCCGCCAAGCCGAGCAGCCGAGGGCCGCCGGAAGGGCTAGGGGCGCGTCGGCGAAACCGATGGGGACGGGCGTAGCCGGAGCCGGCTGCTTGGGCGTGGATAAAAAACAGTGGGTGAGCGAGTGCAAAGTCAAGCAGTCGTACGTCCGGGCGCTCACCAGAGACGAGAACAACCGAACCGGGTGGAGGTGGATTCGAATCGACTCATCCTGCGTCTGTGTGCTGCTCTCCAGAACCAATCAGGCGCTGGCGAGAGAGGTCTTGACGAGGAAGGGGAGGGGCTGA